The proteins below are encoded in one region of Chryseobacterium wanjuense:
- a CDS encoding GMP reductase, with amino-acid sequence MRIEYEIKLGFKDVMFRPKRSTLKSRSEVDLEREFTFRHTQKKWNGVPVIAANMDTVGTFEMAVELAKDKIITAIHKHYSVDEWSEFLNNQPENIHQYIALSTGTGKADEEKIRTILEKHPKIEFLCIDVANGYSEHFVQFVKKARTNFPDKIIIAGNVVTGEMVEELLLVGADIIKVGIGPGSVCTTRVKTGVGYPQLSAIIECADAAHGLGGHIIADGGCKVPGDVAKAFGGGADFVMLGGMFAGHDESGGEMIEENGKKFRLFYGMSSKTAMDKHSGGVAEYRASEGKTVKVAYKGPVSETVKDILGGVRSTCTYVGASKLKELSKRTTFIRVQEQENQVFKD; translated from the coding sequence ATGAGAATAGAATATGAAATAAAGCTGGGTTTTAAAGATGTAATGTTCAGACCAAAACGTTCCACGCTGAAATCCCGCTCCGAGGTTGATCTGGAAAGAGAATTCACATTCAGACATACTCAGAAAAAATGGAATGGAGTTCCCGTTATTGCTGCCAATATGGATACGGTCGGGACTTTTGAAATGGCTGTAGAACTGGCAAAGGACAAAATTATAACGGCAATTCACAAACACTATTCCGTGGATGAATGGAGTGAGTTTTTAAATAATCAGCCGGAAAATATTCATCAATATATCGCTTTAAGCACCGGAACCGGAAAGGCGGATGAAGAAAAAATAAGAACCATCCTCGAAAAGCACCCAAAAATTGAGTTTCTCTGCATTGATGTAGCCAATGGCTATTCCGAGCATTTCGTGCAATTTGTGAAGAAGGCAAGAACCAATTTTCCCGATAAAATTATCATCGCGGGAAACGTCGTAACGGGCGAAATGGTGGAAGAGCTTCTTTTGGTGGGCGCAGATATCATAAAAGTAGGAATCGGCCCGGGATCTGTCTGTACTACCCGTGTAAAAACCGGTGTCGGCTATCCCCAGCTTTCGGCAATTATCGAATGTGCTGATGCCGCGCATGGATTGGGCGGTCATATCATCGCAGACGGCGGCTGTAAAGTTCCCGGAGATGTGGCCAAAGCTTTTGGCGGAGGTGCAGATTTTGTGATGCTCGGAGGAATGTTTGCCGGTCATGATGAAAGCGGCGGTGAAATGATCGAAGAAAATGGCAAAAAATTCCGTTTATTTTACGGGATGAGTTCTAAAACAGCGATGGATAAACATTCTGGAGGTGTTGCAGAATACCGGGCTTCAGAAGGAAAAACGGTGAAAGTGGCTTATAAAGGTCCGGTTTCGGAAACGGTGAAAGATATTTTGGGCGGTGTTCGTTCTACTTGCACGTATGTTGGTGCTTCAAAACTTAAGGAATTGTCGAAAAGGACAACTTTCATCAGGGTTCAGGAGCAAGAAAATCAAGTATTTAAAGATTAG
- a CDS encoding bifunctional UDP-N-acetylmuramoyl-tripeptide:D-alanyl-D-alanine ligase/alanine racemase encodes MNYTVEDIAKITNSKVIGDDSLTIKNIAFDSRIIYSTKNTAFIAINTHKNSGEKFIEAAIDRGINVIISEHQFPQFENITWIIVQNSVDFLQKLAKYHFENSHLKSIGITGSNGKTILKEWLYQCVWNEFPTVKSPKSFNSQIGLPLSLLQINDSHELGIFEVGISKPNEMEKLEYIFHPQIGLLTHIGTAHLANFESEEELIDEKIKLFKDSKVIIYNGDNILVDKKIKELYSSKKLISYGFKKENQVFITNNISKDENVIVQYFDEEISFPVHQRDEATLTNALALVTVLKELGIENQKIVEKINALKAVEMRLEAIEGIKNNIVINDSFNLDLDSLKTALQFLNEYKKPKKSLVLTDIVGVNSNSKELYEEVSELVNEQKFDSLFLIGSEISKFSELFKAKTFTFINTQELIDSKHLTEIENQIILLKGARKFEIEKLKDLLELRKHDTVLEINLNAILHNINYHKSLLKPTTKMMAMVKANSYGLGSYEISEFLQHHHIDYLGVAFVDEGVELRKKGITVPIVVMNPEQHSYETVIEYNLEPEIYSFRVLELFYQAVQKSGYDKKYPIHIKLETGMHRLGFKEYELDQLSQTLENKNLKVQSIFSHLSSSDIPTEKEFTLHQLKTFEKNSSYLIEKLGYSPIRHILNSSGITGYTDHQYDMVRIGIGMLGESPNSEIQKQLRSVVSFKTVISQISMVENGESVGYSRKFKTDHKTKIATIPVGYADGIPRLIGNEVGNVGINKTLAPIVGSICMDMMMINVDHVPNVKEGDTVTVFNAKPSLKEFAEYCKTITYEVLTSISPRVKRIYVKD; translated from the coding sequence ATGAATTATACAGTAGAAGATATTGCGAAAATTACCAATTCAAAAGTTATTGGTGACGATAGTTTGACAATCAAAAATATTGCTTTCGACAGCAGGATTATCTATTCTACCAAAAATACAGCATTTATTGCGATTAATACACATAAAAATTCTGGTGAAAAATTCATTGAAGCAGCGATTGACAGAGGAATAAATGTGATTATTTCCGAACATCAGTTTCCTCAGTTTGAAAATATTACCTGGATTATCGTTCAGAATTCTGTGGATTTTCTTCAAAAATTAGCCAAATATCATTTCGAAAATTCACATTTAAAATCTATCGGAATTACGGGAAGCAACGGGAAAACCATTTTAAAAGAATGGCTGTATCAATGCGTTTGGAACGAATTCCCAACGGTAAAAAGCCCGAAAAGCTTCAATTCCCAAATCGGATTGCCGCTTTCTCTGCTTCAGATTAATGATTCTCACGAACTGGGAATTTTTGAAGTCGGCATCTCAAAGCCGAATGAAATGGAAAAACTGGAGTATATTTTCCATCCGCAAATTGGTTTGCTCACCCACATTGGAACTGCCCATCTCGCCAATTTTGAATCCGAGGAAGAATTAATTGATGAAAAAATCAAGCTTTTTAAAGATTCAAAAGTCATTATTTACAATGGAGATAATATACTGGTTGACAAAAAAATAAAGGAATTATATTCAAGTAAAAAATTAATTTCTTACGGTTTTAAAAAAGAGAATCAGGTTTTCATCACCAATAATATTTCCAAGGACGAAAATGTAATTGTTCAATATTTCGATGAAGAGATCAGTTTTCCTGTTCATCAAAGGGATGAAGCCACTTTAACGAATGCTTTGGCACTTGTAACGGTTTTGAAAGAGCTTGGCATCGAAAATCAAAAGATCGTCGAAAAAATCAATGCTTTGAAGGCTGTGGAAATGCGTCTGGAAGCGATTGAAGGAATTAAAAATAATATTGTCATTAATGATTCTTTCAATCTCGATCTGGATTCTCTCAAAACTGCCCTTCAATTCCTCAATGAATATAAAAAACCGAAAAAATCTTTGGTTCTGACGGATATTGTCGGTGTAAATTCGAATTCAAAAGAGTTGTATGAAGAAGTTTCCGAACTGGTAAATGAACAAAAATTTGATTCGCTTTTCTTAATCGGCAGTGAAATTTCAAAGTTTAGTGAATTATTTAAAGCTAAAACTTTTACTTTTATTAATACTCAGGAATTAATTGACAGTAAACATCTTACAGAAATTGAAAATCAGATCATTCTGCTGAAAGGCGCAAGAAAATTTGAAATCGAAAAACTGAAAGATCTTCTTGAGCTCAGAAAACATGATACGGTTTTAGAAATTAATTTAAATGCTATTCTTCATAATATCAATTACCATAAATCTTTACTGAAACCAACCACAAAAATGATGGCAATGGTAAAGGCAAATTCTTATGGATTAGGAAGTTATGAGATTTCAGAATTCTTACAACACCATCATATTGATTATCTCGGAGTCGCTTTCGTGGATGAAGGCGTGGAACTTCGAAAAAAAGGAATCACCGTTCCGATCGTTGTCATGAATCCTGAACAGCACAGCTATGAAACCGTGATTGAATACAATCTGGAGCCGGAAATTTACAGTTTCAGGGTTTTGGAGTTATTTTATCAAGCCGTTCAAAAATCCGGTTATGACAAAAAATATCCTATTCACATTAAACTCGAAACAGGAATGCATCGTCTTGGTTTTAAGGAATATGAACTGGATCAGCTCAGCCAGACTTTAGAAAATAAAAATCTTAAAGTTCAAAGTATTTTCAGCCATCTTTCGTCTTCAGATATACCGACTGAGAAAGAATTTACCTTACATCAATTAAAAACTTTTGAAAAAAATTCAAGCTATTTGATAGAAAAATTGGGCTATTCTCCTATCCGACATATCTTAAATTCTTCAGGAATTACAGGCTACACCGATCATCAGTATGACATGGTGAGAATAGGAATCGGAATGTTGGGAGAATCACCAAATAGTGAAATACAGAAACAGCTGCGCTCCGTGGTAAGTTTTAAAACCGTAATTTCACAGATTTCAATGGTAGAAAATGGAGAATCAGTAGGTTACAGCAGAAAATTTAAAACAGATCATAAAACAAAAATCGCTACCATTCCGGTAGGATATGCAGACGGAATTCCAAGATTAATAGGAAATGAAGTAGGAAATGTAGGGATCAATAAAACCCTCGCTCCCATTGTCGGAAGCATTTGTATGGATATGATGATGATCAATGTAGACCATGTCCCGAATGTAAAAGAAGGCGATACGGTAACCGTTTTTAATGCAAAACCAAGCTTAAAAGAATTCGCAGAATACTGCAAAACCATAACCTACGAAGTATTAACCTCCATTTCGCCCCGGGTGAAACGGATTTATGTAAAAGATTAA
- the fabG gene encoding 3-oxoacyl-[acyl-carrier-protein] reductase — MKLLEGKVAVITGATRGIGKGIAEMYAQHGAKIAFTYAGSVDKAKELEAALSSVTQIKGYQSDASDFDAAQKLIDDVIAEFGQIDILINNAGITKDNLLLRMSKEDWDKVIKVNLDSVFNLTKAVIKPMMKAKAGSIINMTSVVGISGNAGQANYAASKAGVIGFTKSVALELGSRNIRCNAIAPGFIETEMTAALDEKATQKWNDSIPMKKLGKPQDVANACVFLGSEMSSYVTGQTLNVDGGLLT; from the coding sequence ATGAAACTATTAGAAGGAAAAGTAGCGGTAATTACGGGAGCTACAAGAGGAATCGGGAAAGGTATTGCTGAAATGTACGCTCAACACGGAGCTAAAATAGCATTTACTTATGCCGGCTCTGTAGACAAAGCGAAGGAATTAGAAGCTGCTTTAAGTTCTGTAACTCAAATTAAAGGTTACCAATCTGATGCATCGGATTTTGATGCGGCTCAAAAATTAATTGATGATGTCATCGCTGAGTTTGGCCAGATCGATATTCTGATCAACAATGCAGGAATCACGAAAGATAATTTGCTGTTGAGAATGTCTAAAGAAGATTGGGATAAAGTAATTAAAGTAAATCTGGATTCTGTATTCAACCTTACAAAAGCGGTTATTAAACCCATGATGAAAGCAAAAGCAGGGTCTATCATTAATATGACTTCCGTTGTAGGAATCAGCGGAAATGCAGGACAGGCAAACTATGCGGCTTCCAAAGCGGGTGTAATTGGTTTTACAAAATCTGTTGCGCTTGAATTAGGCTCTAGAAACATCCGTTGCAATGCGATCGCTCCTGGTTTCATCGAAACTGAAATGACGGCTGCTTTAGACGAAAAAGCAACTCAGAAATGGAACGATTCGATCCCTATGAAAAAACTGGGAAAACCGCAGGATGTAGCTAATGCTTGTGTATTCTTAGGAAGCGAAATGTCTTCTTACGTTACAGGGCAGACGTTAAACGTTGACGGCGGATTACTGACATAA
- the rsmI gene encoding 16S rRNA (cytidine(1402)-2'-O)-methyltransferase codes for MSGILYFVPTPIGNLEDMTFRAVNVLKEVDYILCEDTRTSGILLKHFEISKPLKSYHLHNEHQTTEKVITDLKNGQNIAIITDAGTPGISDPGYLLGKAGADNNIDMICLPGATAFVPALVVSGLPNNEFLFAGFLPQKKGRQTKLKQLAEEKKTVVLYESPHKINTTLEQIKEFFGEETKVSLSREISKKFEETKRGTINELIEFSKSKTLKGEIVLIVNNSI; via the coding sequence TTGAGCGGAATCCTTTATTTTGTTCCTACACCGATCGGGAACTTGGAAGATATGACTTTCAGAGCGGTAAATGTGCTGAAAGAGGTTGATTATATTTTATGCGAAGACACAAGAACTTCCGGAATTCTTCTGAAGCATTTCGAGATTTCAAAGCCTTTAAAATCTTATCATCTGCACAACGAGCACCAGACGACGGAAAAGGTGATTACAGACCTTAAAAACGGGCAGAATATCGCTATTATTACCGATGCCGGAACGCCGGGAATTTCAGATCCGGGGTATTTGCTGGGAAAAGCAGGCGCAGACAATAATATTGATATGATCTGTTTGCCGGGGGCAACGGCTTTTGTGCCGGCTTTGGTGGTTTCAGGATTGCCGAACAACGAATTTCTTTTTGCCGGATTTTTACCTCAGAAAAAAGGAAGACAAACTAAGCTGAAACAATTGGCGGAAGAGAAAAAAACCGTCGTTTTATATGAAAGTCCGCACAAAATCAACACGACGTTGGAGCAGATCAAAGAATTTTTTGGGGAAGAAACCAAAGTAAGTCTGAGCAGGGAAATTTCCAAGAAATTTGAAGAAACCAAACGCGGGACCATCAATGAATTAATTGAATTCTCAAAAAGCAAAACTTTAAAAGGTGAGATTGTACTCATCGTAAATAATTCTATTTAA
- a CDS encoding thymidine kinase — translation MFLENTINHSKQSGWMEVICGSMFSGKTEELIRRLRRAEMAGQNVEIFKPKLDTRYSEEDVISHNQNKIRSTPVENPNEILLLASNCDVVGIDEAQFFDQGIVDVANQLANSGIRVVIAGLDMDFLGRPFGPMPNLMATAEYVTKVHAICMRTGNLANYSMRTSPGKDLVELGETESYDAVSRRVFVDEVLNKKDI, via the coding sequence ATGTTTTTAGAAAATACAATTAATCATTCCAAACAAAGTGGTTGGATGGAAGTTATTTGTGGCTCTATGTTTTCCGGAAAAACCGAAGAGTTGATCCGAAGACTACGCAGAGCAGAAATGGCGGGGCAGAATGTGGAGATTTTTAAACCTAAACTGGATACACGTTATTCGGAAGAGGATGTTATTTCTCATAATCAGAATAAAATCCGAAGTACACCGGTGGAAAATCCCAATGAAATCCTTCTGCTGGCCTCCAATTGTGATGTTGTAGGGATTGATGAAGCACAGTTTTTCGATCAGGGCATTGTAGATGTAGCCAATCAGCTGGCAAATAGTGGGATAAGAGTCGTTATCGCAGGCCTGGATATGGATTTTTTGGGCCGCCCTTTCGGACCGATGCCGAATCTGATGGCTACTGCAGAATATGTAACAAAAGTACATGCTATTTGCATGAGAACCGGAAATCTTGCCAATTATTCGATGAGAACTTCTCCAGGAAAAGATCTTGTAGAGCTCGGAGAAACAGAATCTTACGATGCGGTAAGCAGAAGAGTTTTTGTAGATGAAGTTTTAAACAAAAAAGACATTTAA
- a CDS encoding prolipoprotein diacylglyceryl transferase — MDFPVTFHIFDTTVLAHPVFEALGMFIGMRYYFFLKRKSKEKLSFNTSAAVLIGATAGALIGSKLIGNLENPYKLFEHFDFKTIWTNNTIVGGLAFGLMGVELAKKIVGHKESTGDLIVFPLMLAMIIGRIGCFLTGIYEETYGLPTKSIFGMHLGDQYLRHPVALYEIAFLIVLWIVLKMIQRQKKHPSGFVFQSFMLSYFAFRFLLDFIKPRLELVGNLGTIQLVCLCVIIYYIFKIKNIKTVHSH, encoded by the coding sequence ATGGATTTTCCTGTTACTTTTCACATTTTCGACACAACAGTTCTTGCACATCCGGTTTTTGAAGCGTTAGGGATGTTTATCGGGATGCGGTATTATTTTTTTTTAAAACGAAAATCTAAAGAAAAACTTTCATTCAACACTTCTGCAGCAGTTTTAATAGGAGCGACGGCGGGAGCATTAATCGGTTCAAAATTGATTGGCAATCTCGAAAATCCATACAAGCTTTTTGAACACTTTGATTTTAAAACCATCTGGACAAATAATACCATCGTTGGAGGATTGGCTTTTGGATTAATGGGCGTAGAATTAGCCAAAAAAATTGTAGGACATAAGGAAAGTACGGGAGACTTGATTGTTTTTCCCTTGATGCTGGCAATGATTATCGGAAGAATTGGCTGTTTTCTCACCGGAATTTATGAAGAAACTTATGGTCTGCCAACAAAATCAATCTTCGGGATGCATTTGGGAGATCAATATTTAAGACATCCTGTTGCTTTGTATGAAATTGCTTTTTTAATTGTTCTGTGGATTGTATTAAAAATGATTCAAAGACAGAAAAAACACCCTTCAGGTTTTGTATTTCAATCGTTTATGCTGAGTTATTTCGCATTCAGATTTCTGCTGGATTTTATTAAGCCGAGATTAGAATTAGTGGGAAATTTAGGCACGATCCAATTGGTTTGTCTATGCGTAATTATTTATTATATTTTTAAAATAAAAAACATAAAAACCGTACATTCACATTAA
- a CDS encoding DUF1835 domain-containing protein, giving the protein MNNILNITNGDYLADQLKETSIEGEMIMCREALVTGPLQADNLEDFWKIRSEFILKDYKASQNSYYKKVVSEFEKIMQIADGSEVNLWFEDDLFCQVNLWFCVSLLQHKDIKIYRIFPKKGKEDHWKGFSVSKNSDLEDALQSRVLFQEKDIKLALNLWKAYQNNDRESLKKLSENQSDCFHYLDEVIDAYLHTDPEVFIKNLMEKGITDFNDIFEKFRDELGIFGFGDLQVKTFYDKIVAEKQN; this is encoded by the coding sequence TTGAATAATATATTGAATATAACAAACGGTGATTATCTCGCGGATCAGTTGAAGGAAACTTCGATTGAAGGCGAGATGATTATGTGTAGAGAAGCTTTAGTTACCGGCCCGTTACAGGCTGATAATCTGGAAGATTTCTGGAAAATAAGATCTGAATTTATTCTTAAAGATTATAAAGCTTCGCAAAACAGCTATTATAAGAAAGTTGTTTCAGAATTTGAAAAAATTATGCAGATTGCCGATGGTTCGGAAGTCAATCTTTGGTTTGAGGACGATTTGTTTTGCCAGGTAAATCTCTGGTTTTGTGTTTCTTTGCTTCAACATAAAGACATTAAAATTTACAGAATATTTCCAAAAAAAGGAAAAGAAGACCATTGGAAAGGGTTTTCGGTTTCAAAAAATTCGGATTTGGAAGATGCGTTGCAATCCAGAGTTTTGTTTCAGGAAAAAGATATCAAATTGGCTCTCAATCTTTGGAAGGCATACCAGAATAACGACCGTGAATCATTGAAAAAACTTTCTGAAAATCAATCAGATTGCTTTCATTATTTAGACGAAGTTATTGATGCTTATCTCCACACAGATCCTGAAGTTTTCATTAAAAATTTAATGGAAAAAGGAATAACAGACTTTAATGATATCTTTGAAAAGTTTCGGGATGAATTGGGAATTTTCGGATTTGGTGATCTTCAGGTGAAAACTTTTTATGATAAAATTGTAGCTGAAAAACAGAATTAA
- a CDS encoding DUF6056 family protein, with the protein MKLAKNILVFLSILLYIGLIYIAFFNVYQTDDYIYSYGTKKLGIIGNSLDFYKNWGGRYFGYTINTLNPVSNDPENILPKVYPALLFSIFIGISALNFKQYFKYSLSESLLKGFLLFFFYTVILVSLPEHFYWITGSNIYFLPVILSGILLYSYGKFQESGKKIWFFLSAIFVAVIMGSNEILALLLLGVLIVLNFQIKSKENRILLIVGLIGLLLSFLAPGNFKRLADSTDVFYIKWLKRIGIFGANSIYISFKIILILPLFLTIFGKELKGIIEKISFKKAILIWLISFVPLLFTGYILNTIGRQFENIIFFYLLTFSLVMMFRFEKIRKFWWISIIIVFLPETHIFPEKYANFNIDFNVNNIFKEIFLTDLKTYDQEIENRIYTIKNSKEDSLILDKIKTVPKVLYFDEMSSVHEDKKYVNDQLQKYFDKKYIRTK; encoded by the coding sequence ATGAAATTAGCAAAGAATATTCTCGTATTCTTGTCGATTTTATTATATATCGGTCTGATTTACATTGCTTTTTTTAATGTATATCAGACCGATGATTATATTTATTCCTATGGAACCAAGAAGTTGGGAATTATTGGAAACAGTTTAGATTTTTACAAAAACTGGGGTGGAAGGTATTTTGGATACACCATCAATACGCTTAACCCGGTTTCCAATGACCCGGAAAATATTTTACCGAAAGTTTATCCAGCCTTGCTATTTTCAATATTTATTGGTATTTCAGCGTTGAATTTTAAACAATATTTTAAATATTCATTATCTGAATCATTATTAAAAGGCTTTCTCTTATTTTTTTTCTACACCGTTATTCTAGTCAGTCTTCCTGAGCATTTTTACTGGATCACAGGATCCAACATCTATTTTCTGCCTGTTATTTTATCGGGAATTTTACTCTATTCATACGGAAAATTTCAAGAATCAGGAAAGAAGATTTGGTTCTTTTTAAGCGCAATATTTGTAGCGGTCATTATGGGATCGAATGAAATATTAGCCTTACTTCTTTTAGGAGTTTTAATTGTTTTAAATTTTCAAATTAAATCAAAAGAAAACAGAATATTATTAATTGTTGGCTTAATAGGTCTTCTGTTAAGTTTTCTGGCGCCCGGAAACTTCAAAAGACTCGCCGATTCCACAGATGTTTTTTATATCAAATGGCTGAAAAGGATAGGGATATTTGGAGCCAATTCAATCTATATTTCCTTTAAAATAATCTTGATCTTACCGCTTTTCCTTACCATTTTTGGAAAAGAATTAAAGGGAATTATTGAAAAAATAAGCTTTAAAAAAGCAATTCTGATCTGGTTAATATCCTTTGTCCCATTGCTTTTTACCGGATATATTCTGAATACGATCGGAAGGCAGTTTGAGAATATTATTTTCTTCTATCTTCTTACTTTTTCGCTTGTGATGATGTTTAGATTTGAAAAAATCAGGAAATTCTGGTGGATAAGTATTATCATTGTTTTCTTGCCTGAAACCCATATTTTCCCTGAGAAATATGCTAATTTCAATATTGATTTTAATGTAAATAATATTTTTAAAGAAATCTTTCTCACAGATCTGAAAACATACGATCAGGAAATAGAAAACCGCATTTATACGATTAAAAATTCAAAAGAAGATTCTTTGATACTGGATAAAATAAAAACGGTTCCTAAAGTGCTGTATTTTGATGAAATGTCTTCCGTACACGAGGATAAAAAATACGTGAACGACCAGCTTCAAAAGTATTTTGACAAGAAATATATCAGAACAAAATAA
- a CDS encoding WG repeat-containing protein — MKKLIFVLLSSVCLGQTDQYKQILLTKKLGKEVRSYSKGYGMITDPKTGNAGIVDSLGNITFDYPFKSEISHLWKDRFILKVKTGNSNAKTALIDEKGNQLIPLDNFKFRTWENKDRMIYSRQGKDCVYDFNGKQIIPFSDKIEFGSENRFFVKNNNIWLIYDFDGKQVSDRQFTEDLRFYKGRAYISKGEKSGEVIDNNGKTLSSISNHNIDNINAFPYLVTLDTSKNRYGIVDEKENVISDEIYEQAFVGREYIYLTKDDKVSIFSKKEGKVYDLDYHYVNPLFNGLFKTSQDQTNPKAAVIRLNGEIVFPKEYDRIEGLNIAGDKYLYLRKDDVETLLDKNLKSILNDSYEIEKIFPNALILSKDGVYYSFSPKNNTYKELKGFKEMKPFELYPLLIGKNIDNFYGILDEEGNEVVPFIYDDIETFLGANEFVVKKDNKFGVTNHKNEPLTEVVFDKYVQDKKGIKLTKGKETEFIYFTEQKERNFIE; from the coding sequence TTGAAAAAATTAATTTTCGTGCTGCTTTCGTCTGTTTGCCTTGGACAGACCGATCAGTACAAACAGATACTTTTAACTAAAAAACTGGGCAAAGAGGTACGTTCTTATTCTAAAGGTTACGGAATGATCACCGACCCCAAAACCGGAAATGCAGGGATTGTAGACTCTTTAGGCAATATTACTTTTGATTATCCTTTTAAAAGTGAGATCTCCCATCTCTGGAAAGATCGTTTTATTTTGAAGGTGAAAACCGGAAATTCCAACGCAAAAACAGCTTTAATTGATGAGAAAGGCAATCAATTGATTCCTTTGGACAATTTTAAATTCAGAACCTGGGAAAATAAAGACAGAATGATCTATTCCAGACAGGGAAAAGACTGTGTTTATGACTTTAACGGGAAGCAGATTATACCTTTTTCGGATAAAATAGAATTCGGCAGCGAGAATAGATTTTTCGTTAAAAATAACAATATCTGGCTCATTTATGACTTTGATGGGAAACAGGTTTCCGACAGACAATTTACTGAAGATCTTCGTTTTTACAAAGGCAGAGCATACATTTCAAAAGGCGAAAAATCGGGTGAAGTTATTGATAACAACGGGAAAACATTAAGCTCAATTTCCAATCATAATATTGATAATATTAATGCTTTTCCTTATCTCGTTACTCTGGATACATCCAAAAACAGATACGGAATTGTAGACGAAAAGGAAAACGTTATCAGCGATGAAATCTACGAACAGGCTTTTGTGGGAAGAGAATATATTTACCTTACCAAAGATGATAAAGTAAGCATTTTTTCGAAGAAAGAAGGGAAGGTGTATGATCTTGATTATCATTATGTAAACCCTTTATTTAATGGTTTATTCAAGACTTCGCAGGATCAGACCAATCCTAAGGCAGCCGTTATCCGCCTGAATGGAGAAATTGTTTTTCCTAAAGAATACGACAGGATAGAAGGCCTGAATATCGCAGGAGACAAATACCTGTACCTGAGAAAAGATGATGTAGAAACGCTTTTGGATAAAAATTTAAAAAGTATTTTAAATGACAGTTACGAGATTGAAAAAATATTCCCTAATGCATTGATTCTAAGTAAAGACGGTGTTTATTATTCATTTTCACCAAAAAATAATACTTACAAAGAATTGAAGGGATTTAAAGAAATGAAACCTTTCGAGCTGTACCCATTGTTAATAGGCAAAAACATTGATAATTTCTACGGAATTCTGGATGAAGAGGGAAATGAAGTAGTTCCTTTTATCTATGATGATATCGAAACGTTCCTCGGAGCCAATGAATTTGTCGTGAAAAAAGACAATAAATTTGGTGTTACCAATCATAAAAACGAACCGTTGACGGAAGTTGTTTTCGATAAATATGTTCAGGATAAAAAAGGAATAAAACTCACCAAAGGAAAAGAAACGGAATTCATCTATTTTACAGAACAAAAAGAAAGAAATTTCATCGAGTAG